A section of the Bryobacteraceae bacterium genome encodes:
- the alaS gene encoding alanine--tRNA ligase: MTGHEIRQKFLDFFAERGHRIVRSSSLVPANDPTLLFTNAGMNQFKDVFLGLEKRDYTRAASAQKCVRAGGKHNDLENVGYTRRHHTFFEMLGNFSFGDYFKAEAIEYAWELVTKGFGMPKERLYITVFREDDEAEELWQKVAGVPKERIFRLGEKDNFWQMGETGPCGPCSEIHYDLGPEAAAPGREHEQFPDDAGGRYVEIWNLVFMQYDRDAQGRLTPLPKPSIDTGLGLERVAAILQGRLSNFECDLLFPIVEEAGRLLKASYGEDEKTNVVLRICADHARAAAFLIHDGVVPSNEGRGYVLRKIMRRAMRNARRLGATEPFLYRLTGFVAELMKPAYPELMESVPRVARIVLDEEKRYAATFQIAEKFFHDEARSAAGGVLPGAAAFRLYDTYGLALDEQLDMARELGLRIDVQGFEDAMQRQRERARASWKGAEKAQIAPVYQQLVDAGATVFLGYDHMAVKPCEVLALIVNQTSVPSVDAGTECEIVLDRTPFYAESGGQVGDTGWLRDPETGEHLAEVTTCYRPVPGLHVHKARALRPLRAGQAVEAVVNESARRATMRNHTGTHLLHAALRHVLGPHVKQAGSVVEPARLRFDFTHYAPVAPEEIEEIERLANQAILADIPVSVQQMELDRALETGAMALFGEKYGDRVRVVSVGDFSRELCGGTHVSHAGEIGLLKIISEGSIASGIRRVEALTGAGALERFQRTTAAVQQAAAMLRTSEQELLDQIQKLIEQQKALERQLEQLKEKAAHAAAAELEPQAREIKGVKVLSARVDALDRAQMRNLADALRNRWKSAVIVLASPSDGQVSLVCAVTKDLTAKVHAGKLVGQVAQALGGRGGGRPDLAEAGGRDVAALPAALASVYSSVESML, from the coding sequence GTGACCGGTCACGAAATCCGCCAGAAGTTCCTCGATTTCTTTGCCGAACGCGGCCACCGCATCGTCCGCTCGTCCTCGCTGGTGCCCGCCAACGACCCGACACTGCTGTTCACCAACGCGGGCATGAACCAGTTCAAGGACGTCTTCCTCGGCCTCGAGAAGCGGGACTACACACGCGCCGCCTCCGCCCAGAAGTGCGTGCGCGCCGGCGGCAAGCACAACGACCTCGAAAACGTCGGCTACACGCGCCGCCATCACACGTTTTTCGAAATGCTCGGCAATTTCAGCTTCGGCGACTACTTCAAGGCCGAAGCGATCGAATACGCCTGGGAGCTGGTCACGAAAGGCTTCGGCATGCCGAAGGAGCGGCTCTACATCACCGTATTCCGCGAGGACGACGAGGCCGAGGAGCTCTGGCAGAAAGTGGCCGGAGTCCCCAAAGAGCGGATCTTCCGGCTCGGCGAGAAGGACAACTTCTGGCAGATGGGCGAGACCGGCCCCTGCGGGCCGTGCTCGGAGATCCACTATGACCTCGGCCCGGAAGCCGCCGCTCCGGGCCGCGAGCATGAGCAGTTCCCGGACGACGCCGGCGGCCGCTACGTCGAGATCTGGAACCTCGTCTTCATGCAGTACGATCGCGATGCCCAGGGCCGGCTCACCCCGTTGCCCAAGCCCTCCATCGACACCGGGCTCGGGCTGGAGCGCGTGGCCGCCATCCTCCAGGGCAGGCTCTCCAATTTCGAGTGCGACCTGCTGTTCCCCATCGTCGAAGAAGCCGGACGGCTGCTGAAGGCATCCTACGGCGAGGACGAGAAGACGAACGTTGTTCTTCGCATCTGCGCCGACCACGCGCGCGCGGCCGCGTTTCTCATTCATGACGGGGTTGTCCCGTCCAACGAGGGCCGCGGCTATGTGCTGCGCAAGATCATGCGCCGCGCCATGCGCAATGCGCGCCGACTGGGCGCCACCGAGCCCTTCCTGTACAGGCTGACCGGATTCGTCGCCGAACTGATGAAGCCCGCCTATCCGGAACTGATGGAAAGCGTGCCGCGCGTGGCGCGCATCGTGCTGGACGAGGAAAAGCGCTACGCGGCCACCTTCCAGATCGCCGAGAAATTTTTCCACGACGAGGCCCGCTCGGCCGCCGGGGGCGTGCTGCCTGGCGCGGCCGCCTTCCGCCTGTACGACACCTACGGGCTGGCGCTCGACGAGCAACTGGACATGGCCCGCGAGCTGGGGCTGAGGATCGACGTCCAGGGCTTTGAAGATGCCATGCAGCGCCAGCGCGAGCGCGCCCGCGCAAGCTGGAAGGGCGCCGAAAAGGCGCAGATCGCTCCCGTCTATCAGCAGCTCGTCGATGCCGGCGCCACGGTCTTCCTCGGCTATGATCACATGGCGGTGAAGCCATGCGAGGTGCTGGCGCTGATCGTGAACCAGACTTCCGTGCCCTCCGTGGATGCCGGCACGGAATGTGAAATCGTACTGGACCGCACGCCCTTCTACGCCGAATCCGGCGGCCAGGTGGGCGACACCGGCTGGCTGCGCGATCCGGAGACAGGCGAACACCTGGCCGAAGTTACAACCTGCTATCGCCCCGTGCCCGGGCTTCACGTGCACAAGGCGCGGGCGCTGCGTCCGCTGCGCGCGGGCCAGGCTGTGGAAGCGGTGGTGAACGAAAGCGCCCGCCGCGCCACCATGCGCAACCACACCGGCACACACCTGTTGCATGCGGCCCTTCGCCATGTGCTTGGCCCGCACGTCAAGCAGGCAGGCAGCGTTGTCGAGCCTGCGCGGCTCCGGTTCGACTTCACCCATTACGCTCCGGTCGCCCCGGAGGAGATCGAAGAGATCGAGCGGCTCGCCAACCAGGCCATTCTCGCCGACATTCCCGTCAGCGTTCAGCAGATGGAGCTCGACAGGGCGCTCGAAACCGGTGCAATGGCGCTATTTGGCGAAAAGTATGGCGACCGTGTGCGCGTGGTGAGCGTCGGCGACTTCAGCCGCGAACTGTGCGGCGGCACGCACGTGAGTCACGCCGGCGAGATCGGCCTGCTGAAGATCATCTCCGAGGGCTCCATCGCCTCGGGCATCCGCCGGGTGGAAGCGCTCACCGGGGCAGGCGCGCTCGAAAGATTCCAGCGAACGACCGCGGCCGTCCAGCAGGCCGCGGCGATGCTGCGAACGTCCGAACAGGAACTGCTCGACCAGATCCAGAAGCTGATCGAGCAGCAGAAGGCGCTTGAACGGCAGCTCGAGCAGCTCAAGGAGAAGGCCGCGCACGCGGCCGCAGCCGAACTCGAACCGCAGGCGCGCGAGATCAAGGGCGTGAAGGTGCTCTCGGCGCGCGTCGATGCACTCGACCGCGCCCAGATGCGCAACCTTGCCGACGCGCTGCGCAACCGCTGGAAGTCCGCCGTCATCGTTCTCGCCTCGCCCTCCGACGGACAGGTCTCATTGGTCTGCGCGGTCACAAAGGATCTCACCGCGAAGGTCCACGCGGGCAAACTGGTCGGCCAGGTGGCGCAGGCGCTCGGCGGCCGCGGCGGCGGCCGGCCTGACCTCGCCGAAGCCGGCGGGCGGGACGTGGCGGCGCTGCCTGCGGCGCTCGCCTCCGTTTACTCCTCGGTCGAGTCGATGCTCTGA
- the abfA gene encoding alpha-L-arabinofuranosidase, translated as MTPMNRRTFVSATAAALLAPRSGRAAEGSATVLLKEQIGTISPLVHGHFVEHLGGVVYDGIWVGEKSKIPNIAGIRKALIEDLRRIRAPLFRWPGGCFADSYDWRDGVGPREKRPKRLNFWAGSEMLRRLDSHPAKYEPNEFGTNEFMRFVQEVGAKPYLAANVRGMTAREFNDWVDYCNAPLGTTTWSEVRGTPPFNVEFWGIGNESWGCGGDFRPEEYAVEFRRFTSWVPGFGVPLKFIPSGPNGGDLNWTRGFFEALVRKNPGLLRRVWGWALHYYCGTAGGPVEFNTDEYYELLGRAVRMEQLIRDHWTVMGEYDREHRVKFAIDEWGAWHKAGSEVAPHHLFGQIGTMRDAMVAGLTLDIFHRHADKVAMTCVAQLINCIHSLFIAHEDRMLRTPNYHVFDLYREHQEGMAVRAVFAAPSAPKAPRLDGSASLHEKDRKLVLTCTHADAAEPLAVEVRLEGAAARAARGRVLSGRPQDHNTFAEPERVRPRELAVAVRNGRLVFELPPCAVASIQVELG; from the coding sequence ATGACGCCCATGAACCGCCGCACGTTCGTTTCCGCAACGGCCGCGGCCCTGCTGGCGCCGCGCTCCGGCCGCGCGGCCGAAGGCTCGGCCACGGTGCTCCTGAAAGAACAGATTGGCACAATCAGCCCGCTCGTGCATGGCCACTTCGTCGAACACCTGGGCGGCGTGGTCTATGACGGCATCTGGGTCGGCGAAAAGTCGAAGATCCCGAACATTGCCGGCATCCGCAAGGCGCTCATTGAAGACCTGCGCCGCATCCGCGCGCCGCTGTTCCGCTGGCCTGGCGGCTGCTTCGCCGACAGCTACGACTGGCGCGACGGCGTGGGTCCGCGCGAAAAGCGCCCGAAGCGGCTCAATTTCTGGGCCGGCTCGGAGATGCTGCGCCGGCTGGACAGCCATCCGGCGAAATACGAACCCAACGAATTCGGCACCAACGAATTCATGCGCTTCGTGCAGGAGGTGGGCGCAAAGCCGTACCTGGCCGCCAACGTGCGCGGCATGACGGCGCGCGAGTTCAACGACTGGGTGGACTACTGCAACGCGCCGCTCGGCACAACCACCTGGAGCGAGGTCCGCGGCACCCCGCCCTTCAACGTGGAATTCTGGGGCATCGGCAATGAAAGCTGGGGCTGCGGGGGCGACTTCCGGCCCGAAGAGTACGCCGTCGAGTTCCGCCGCTTCACCTCCTGGGTGCCGGGCTTTGGCGTGCCGCTGAAATTCATCCCTTCGGGGCCCAACGGCGGCGACCTGAACTGGACGCGCGGTTTCTTTGAAGCGCTGGTGCGCAAGAATCCCGGCTTGCTGCGCCGCGTCTGGGGCTGGGCGCTGCACTACTATTGCGGAACCGCGGGCGGTCCGGTGGAGTTCAACACGGACGAATATTACGAGCTGCTGGGCCGTGCGGTGAGGATGGAACAGCTCATCCGCGACCACTGGACCGTGATGGGCGAATACGACCGCGAGCACCGCGTGAAGTTCGCCATCGACGAATGGGGCGCCTGGCACAAGGCCGGCAGCGAAGTGGCGCCGCACCACCTTTTCGGCCAGATCGGCACCATGCGCGATGCGATGGTGGCCGGGCTGACGCTCGACATCTTCCACCGCCATGCCGACAAGGTGGCCATGACCTGCGTGGCCCAGCTCATCAACTGCATCCACTCGCTCTTCATCGCTCACGAAGACAGGATGCTGCGCACGCCGAATTACCACGTGTTCGATCTTTACAGGGAGCATCAGGAAGGGATGGCCGTGCGCGCCGTCTTCGCCGCACCGTCGGCGCCGAAGGCGCCGCGCCTGGATGGCTCGGCCTCCCTGCACGAAAAGGACAGGAAACTGGTGTTGACCTGCACACACGCCGACGCGGCCGAACCGCTGGCGGTGGAGGTGCGGCTGGAGGGCGCAGCCGCGCGGGCGGCGCGCGGGCGCGTGTTGTCCGGCAGGCCGCAGGACCACAACACGTTCGCCGAGCCGGAGCGCGTCAGGCCGCGCGAGCTGGCCGTGGCGGTCCGCAACGGGCGGCTTGTGTTCGAGCTGCCGCCGTGCGCCGTGGCTTCGATCCAGGTGGAGCTGGGCTGA
- a CDS encoding pyridine nucleotide-disulfide oxidoreductase — translation MQADVLDAIVVGAGPTGLACGIELKKRGLRARLYDKGCVTNSLVNYPTNMVFFTTPELLEIGGIPMTCLGEKPVRIEALKYYRRVAQSYDLDIHQYEPVLGFEGSPGAFLVRTRDRFGREHEYLSRFVVLATGYYDRPNLLGVPGEELPKVTHYYREPYSCFDQDVLVVGGKNSAAIAALELYRAGARVTLVHRRERLSDSIKYWIRPDIENRIKNGEIRAYFRTTVQEILPDSVVLSTPGGPVTIKNDFVFALTGYHPDTEFLSRHGILFDPETQRPRVNPETLESERPGVYLAGVIVAGMHTNEIFIENGRFHGERIADAIAARLASGPG, via the coding sequence ATGCAGGCGGACGTGCTCGATGCGATCGTCGTGGGCGCAGGCCCCACCGGGCTCGCCTGCGGCATCGAACTCAAGAAGCGAGGGCTGCGCGCGCGTCTTTATGACAAGGGCTGCGTCACCAACTCACTGGTCAACTATCCGACCAACATGGTCTTCTTTACGACGCCCGAGCTGCTCGAGATCGGCGGCATTCCGATGACCTGCCTGGGCGAGAAGCCGGTGCGCATCGAGGCGCTTAAGTACTACCGGCGCGTGGCGCAGTCCTACGATCTGGACATTCATCAGTACGAGCCTGTGCTCGGCTTCGAGGGAAGCCCAGGAGCCTTCCTTGTCCGCACCCGGGACCGCTTCGGGCGCGAGCACGAGTATCTGAGCCGCTTCGTCGTCCTCGCCACCGGCTACTATGACCGCCCCAATCTGCTCGGCGTGCCCGGCGAGGAGCTGCCCAAGGTGACCCACTACTACCGCGAACCTTATTCCTGCTTTGACCAGGACGTCCTCGTGGTCGGCGGAAAGAACTCCGCCGCCATTGCCGCCCTGGAGCTGTACCGGGCCGGCGCGCGGGTCACGCTGGTCCACCGCCGCGAGCGTCTCAGCGACAGCATCAAGTACTGGATCCGCCCGGACATAGAAAACCGCATCAAGAACGGGGAAATCAGGGCGTATTTCCGGACAACGGTGCAGGAAATTTTGCCTGATTCCGTCGTTTTATCGACGCCAGGTGGCCCGGTAACGATCAAAAATGATTTCGTTTTTGCCCTGACGGGCTATCATCCTGACACGGAATTTCTTTCGCGCCACGGCATCCTTTTCGATCCGGAGACGCAGCGGCCGCGGGTGAATCCTGAGACGCTCGAAAGCGAGCGGCCCGGAGTGTACCTGGCCGGGGTGATCGTCGCCGGCATGCACACCAACGAGATCTTCATCGAAAACGGGCGCTTCCACGGGGAGCGGATCGCCGACGCCATCGCCGCACGCCTTGCCTCCGGGCCGGGTTAA
- a CDS encoding beta-phosphoglucomutase, protein MFENLRVALGLAFLFDMDGVLIESTGIHTRAWEEYLARHGIPSAGVMEKMLGKRNDQIVRVLWGPEISEDEVFRHGAEKERLYRELMAPVFEQHVVRGVREFVRAAHAAGVPCALATNAEPENVDFVLDGTGLRGCFHAIVDGHQAKRPKPDPEVFLTAAQRLGVSPPNCIIFEDSPGGLEAARASGARVVAVLTTLEEAPAADLAVRDFLDPSLLPWLSRQTPR, encoded by the coding sequence ATGTTCGAAAACCTGCGGGTCGCGCTCGGCCTGGCATTTCTTTTCGACATGGACGGCGTGCTGATCGAGTCCACGGGCATCCACACCCGGGCCTGGGAAGAGTACCTGGCCCGGCACGGCATTCCGTCGGCGGGCGTGATGGAGAAGATGCTCGGCAAGCGGAACGACCAGATCGTCCGCGTGCTTTGGGGCCCGGAGATCAGCGAGGACGAGGTGTTCCGCCACGGGGCGGAAAAGGAGCGGCTTTATCGCGAGCTGATGGCGCCGGTGTTCGAGCAGCATGTCGTGCGCGGCGTCCGCGAATTTGTCCGCGCCGCTCACGCCGCCGGCGTGCCTTGCGCGTTGGCGACCAACGCCGAACCGGAAAACGTTGACTTCGTGCTCGACGGCACGGGGCTGCGCGGCTGCTTCCACGCCATCGTGGACGGACACCAGGCGAAGCGCCCGAAACCGGATCCGGAGGTCTTTCTGACGGCCGCCCAGCGGCTCGGCGTTTCGCCGCCGAACTGCATCATCTTTGAGGACTCGCCCGGCGGGCTGGAGGCGGCGCGCGCCTCCGGCGCCCGCGTGGTGGCGGTGCTGACCACGCTCGAAGAAGCGCCGGCGGCGGACCTGGCCGTGCGGGACTTTCTGGACCCATCGCTGCTGCCATGGCTATCCCGGCAGACACCCCGCTGA
- the selD gene encoding selenide, water dikinase, whose amino-acid sequence MDTVLPRIPRLSDPNVLVGFDTCDDAGVYRLSPECALVQTVDFFTPIVDDPFTFGRIAAANALSDIYAMGARPLTALSILAYPAKGDLEDLEEILRGGAEAMIEAGCAVLGGHSVSDDEMKFGYAVTGIVHPDRIWTNAGARPGDVLVLTKPLGTGVIGTALKRGIADPAHVEAAVASMCRLNRFEGEPHGCTDITGFGLLGHAREMALASGVTLEIETDRLEFLPGALDYARQGAIPGGLNNNREFISCAVEFCRELPMVVEALLYDPQTSGGLLLSMAPEKAQGLVIGRVVERREKPLRVI is encoded by the coding sequence TTGGACACGGTTCTGCCGCGCATCCCGCGCCTTTCTGATCCGAACGTGCTGGTCGGTTTCGACACCTGCGACGACGCAGGCGTCTACCGGCTGAGCCCGGAGTGCGCCCTCGTGCAGACCGTGGATTTCTTCACGCCCATTGTCGATGACCCTTTCACCTTTGGCCGCATCGCCGCCGCCAACGCCCTGTCCGATATCTACGCCATGGGCGCGCGCCCGCTCACCGCGCTCTCCATCCTGGCCTACCCTGCCAAGGGCGACCTCGAGGATCTGGAAGAGATCCTCCGGGGCGGCGCCGAGGCGATGATTGAGGCGGGCTGCGCCGTCCTCGGCGGCCACTCCGTGAGCGATGACGAGATGAAGTTCGGCTACGCGGTGACCGGCATCGTGCATCCCGACAGGATCTGGACCAACGCCGGCGCGCGCCCGGGCGACGTGCTCGTGCTCACCAAACCCCTGGGCACCGGCGTCATCGGAACGGCGCTCAAGCGCGGCATCGCCGACCCGGCGCATGTCGAGGCGGCGGTGGCTTCCATGTGCCGTCTGAACCGCTTCGAGGGCGAGCCCCACGGCTGCACGGACATCACCGGCTTCGGCCTGCTAGGGCACGCCCGCGAAATGGCGCTGGCCTCCGGCGTGACGCTTGAAATCGAAACGGACCGCCTCGAATTCCTTCCCGGCGCGCTCGACTACGCCCGCCAGGGCGCCATCCCCGGCGGCCTGAACAACAATCGTGAGTTCATCTCCTGCGCCGTCGAATTCTGCCGCGAACTTCCCATGGTAGTGGAGGCATTGCTCTATGACCCGCAGACCTCAGGCGGGCTGCTTCTGTCCATGGCGCCGGAAAAGGCCCAGGGCCTTGTGATCGGCCGCGTGGTCGAACGTCGCGAAAAACCACTGAGAGTGATATGA
- a CDS encoding xanthine dehydrogenase accessory factor has product MDIYEEVVRLRRCGRKGALATIVKVNGSIPSYPGAKILVRDDGTFTGTIGGGCVEAEVWQTAREVMDSGRPRLLAFSLAEDAAYDNGLICGGQLEIYIEPVEPLPQAFLFGAGHISKSLARLCSMLGFSVTVIDDRESFANRERFPDADEIIAGNYEEIFPKLPVNSTSYLIIVTRGHRDDMRVLRWAATTPAAYVAMIGSRRKVISVVRELVREGMDPEQFRRVHAPMGLDIGAVTPEEIAVSVAAEMIAVRRRAASNWRALSMSVLGESLPEAIRK; this is encoded by the coding sequence ATGGACATCTACGAGGAAGTAGTCCGCCTGCGCCGCTGCGGACGCAAAGGGGCGCTCGCCACCATCGTGAAGGTGAACGGCTCCATTCCCAGCTACCCGGGCGCGAAGATTCTCGTGCGCGACGACGGCACCTTCACCGGCACCATTGGCGGCGGCTGCGTGGAAGCCGAAGTGTGGCAGACGGCGCGCGAGGTAATGGACTCGGGCAGGCCGAGGCTGCTCGCCTTCTCGCTGGCTGAGGACGCCGCCTACGACAACGGGCTGATCTGCGGAGGGCAATTGGAAATCTACATCGAACCGGTGGAGCCGCTGCCGCAGGCGTTCCTGTTCGGCGCCGGCCACATTTCGAAAAGCCTTGCCCGGCTCTGCTCCATGCTCGGCTTCTCCGTCACCGTCATTGACGACCGCGAGTCCTTTGCCAACCGCGAACGTTTTCCTGACGCGGATGAAATCATCGCCGGCAATTACGAGGAAATTTTTCCGAAATTGCCGGTGAATTCAACCAGTTATCTGATCATCGTCACCCGCGGCCACCGCGACGACATGCGCGTGTTGCGCTGGGCCGCCACCACGCCTGCCGCCTACGTCGCCATGATCGGCAGCCGCCGCAAGGTCATCAGCGTCGTGCGGGAGCTGGTTCGGGAAGGCATGGATCCGGAGCAGTTTCGCCGCGTGCACGCCCCAATGGGGCTGGACATCGGCGCGGTGACGCCCGAGGAGATCGCCGTCAGCGTGGCCGCGGAGATGATCGCCGTGCGCCGCCGCGCCGCATCCAACTGGCGCGCCCTGTCGATGAGCGTCCTCGGCGAGAGCCTGCCGGAAGCGATCCGCAAGTGA
- the pyrF gene encoding orotidine 5'-phosphate decarboxylase, with product MIQRNPLIVALDVEDRAAALRLVEQCGELVSFYKVGLELFTAEGPAIVRDLRAAGKRVFLDLKMYDIGETVRRAAARAAGLGVSLLTVHCVPQVIRAAVEGVRGSETKILAVTVLTSFDQGDLEDLGIAGRTPGEHALWLAARGLEAGAQGFVCSPLEARRMRALAGPERLLVTPGVRSAGAAAHDQKRVATPAEALAAGADYLVVGREVTRAADPREAAARIVRDISTNTAA from the coding sequence ATGATCCAGCGCAATCCCCTGATTGTCGCCCTCGACGTCGAGGACCGCGCCGCCGCCTTGCGCCTGGTGGAGCAGTGTGGGGAACTCGTGTCCTTCTACAAGGTCGGACTTGAGCTGTTCACTGCCGAGGGGCCTGCCATCGTGCGCGACCTTCGGGCAGCGGGCAAGCGTGTCTTCCTCGACCTGAAGATGTATGACATCGGCGAGACGGTGCGCCGCGCCGCCGCGCGCGCTGCCGGGCTGGGCGTATCGCTTCTCACGGTGCATTGCGTTCCGCAGGTGATCCGCGCGGCCGTGGAGGGGGTGCGGGGATCGGAAACAAAGATCCTGGCCGTCACGGTGCTTACCAGCTTCGACCAGGGCGATTTGGAGGACCTGGGGATTGCCGGACGAACACCCGGCGAACACGCGCTGTGGCTCGCAGCCCGTGGACTGGAGGCCGGGGCGCAGGGGTTCGTCTGCTCCCCCCTGGAGGCGCGGCGGATGCGGGCGCTGGCCGGCCCGGAGCGGCTGCTGGTGACGCCGGGCGTCCGCAGCGCCGGCGCGGCCGCACATGACCAGAAGCGCGTGGCCACGCCGGCCGAAGCGCTGGCCGCGGGGGCGGATTATCTGGTTGTGGGCCGGGAGGTCACGCGGGCCGCCGATCCGCGCGAAGCCGCGGCGAGGATTGTGCGGGACATCAGCACAAACACGGCTGCATGA